Proteins found in one Nitrosopumilus maritimus SCM1 genomic segment:
- a CDS encoding GNAT family N-acetyltransferase, whose protein sequence is MSESTIRKLRIEDLDNGFLTSLDSLRKASDIDKNKAKEIFKKIDSNPDYTIAVAEIEGKIVGSTTLLIEQKFIHQGGLVGHIEDVVVDKNFQGQKIGEKIMKYLLEIAKNQGCYKTILDCTDDVKPFYEKLGFKQVANELRFDHI, encoded by the coding sequence ATGAGCGAGTCTACCATAAGAAAATTAAGAATTGAAGACTTGGATAACGGTTTTCTTACTTCACTTGATTCATTAAGAAAAGCAAGTGATATTGATAAAAATAAAGCAAAAGAAATTTTCAAAAAAATTGATTCAAACCCAGACTACACCATAGCAGTAGCAGAGATAGAGGGAAAGATAGTAGGTTCTACTACTCTTTTAATTGAACAAAAATTCATTCATCAAGGTGGTCTAGTAGGACATATTGAAGATGTAGTGGTGGATAAAAATTTTCAAGGGCAAAAAATTGGTGAAAAAATTATGAAGTATCTTCTGGAAATTGCCAAAAATCAAGGCTGTTACAAGACAATTTTAGATTGTACTGATGATGTAAAGCCATTTTATGAGAAATTAGGATTCAAACAAGTGGCCAATGAACTAAGGTTTGATCACATTTAG